GCGGAACAGCAGTCGAGGTACTGGAAGATGTCTCATTCAGAGTTGCGCCTGTTTGCTCTAAAGAAGCATACGATATGATACACGACACAGTAGCCGGTAAGATGATGCAGAGATTCAGAGGCAGAGGCCCACTGGATATAGATGCTGTTGTGGATCAGATTGTAAGATTCTCATGGCTGGCATACGATCATCCAGAGATCGAAGGTATCGATGCAAACCCAATGATCGTGAATGAGCATGGAGCAACGGTGGTTGACGCAAGAATAATGCTTTCAACCACTCATCATTGAAAATACATAATTTATGAGTCAAATAAAGAAAACTATAAAATTATTCATCCTTTATATTATGTTTCAGTTCCCCTATCCCACTCACCTCAATCGAAACTGTATCTCCATCTGCAAGATAACGTCCAGCCGTAAAGGCAGCCACCCCGGAGGGTGTTCCGGTGGTTATTAGGTCCCCAGGATCAAGCGTTATAGTCTGTGAAAGTGTGGATATGAGTTGGGCAATGCTGAAGATCATGTCATCTGTTGTTCCGGATTGACGGAGTTCTCCATTGATTCTTGTTTCTATCTTTAGAGGGAATTTTATCTCGTCCTTGGTCACTATGTACGGCCCAACGGGCAGCGCTTCATCAAATGCCTTGCCCTGTACCCAGTTGTATCCATACGGGTGCATCTCAGGAAACTGATAATCCCTAGCACTTACGTCGTCTACTATCGTAAAGCCGAACACATAATCCTCGGCCTGTTCCAGTGGTATTCGCTTTCCCCTTCTTCCTATTACGATGCCGATCTCGCCTTCATAATCTAGCTTTTCTATCTCTTTCGGCTTGTGAACTGTTCCGCCATGGGCCACAAGTGCGTTGGAGAATTTCGTAAAGAAGTAAGGTTTAGGCGGAAATCTGGTTTCCGACTCCTCTGAATGAGATCTGAAATTGACCGCTGGAAGAAATATCTTGGAAGGGCTGACAGCAGGAAGATACTGAAATTTCCCATCGTATTGAGTGGAAGAAAAGGTATCACCATATTGCTCTATGAATTTGTTTATGTCGTTGATTCCGTCCAGCAGCCTTACATTTTGACCATCTGATAGAAATAATCTCTCTTCACTATCGACCATGCATCTACCGATCTTCATGTATCTATATTGTGAGTTAAAATAATTCATTATCGATCTCCGGCATGGAAAAATAATAGTAGAATAGTGGAATGAGAGGTCAATGGCCTCCAATATAAGGATCATCTTTTATGGAACAGGTGGTAGCTGGCCCACGCCCATAAGAGCGATGCCAGCCGTTGGTATAAAGATAGATGATGTTCTCAACCTTTTTGATTGTGGGGAGGGGACTCAGAAGCAGATAATGAAAAGTTCTACTTCTTTCATGGATATAGACAATAT
This genomic interval from Thermoplasma sp. Kam2015 contains the following:
- a CDS encoding fumarylacetoacetate hydrolase family protein, whose product is MVDSEERLFLSDGQNVRLLDGINDINKFIEQYGDTFSSTQYDGKFQYLPAVSPSKIFLPAVNFRSHSEESETRFPPKPYFFTKFSNALVAHGGTVHKPKEIEKLDYEGEIGIVIGRRGKRIPLEQAEDYVFGFTIVDDVSARDYQFPEMHPYGYNWVQGKAFDEALPVGPYIVTKDEIKFPLKIETRINGELRQSGTTDDMIFSIAQLISTLSQTITLDPGDLITTGTPSGVAAFTAGRYLADGDTVSIEVSGIGELKHNIKDE